A DNA window from Acinetobacter sp. 10FS3-1 contains the following coding sequences:
- a CDS encoding NADH:flavin oxidoreductase/NADH oxidase produces the protein MTLLFQPLQFGALELSNKIVIAPMCQYSATDQGEITYWHEQQWASYALSGAGLCIVEATAVQPEGRISYADLGLWNDRQADQIKTLLTKVKSISPMPFGIQLAHAGRKASTDKPWSGRGQFKPDEPHGWQTVSASSIPFQADEHPPKALSELEIQQVISDFAHSAKRAVDAGFDLVELHAAHGYLLHQFLSPLSNQRTDQYGGSLENRMRLTLEVFQAMKAVVPEGYPVGVRISATDWIEEEPSWDINASIELSKALEALGAAYIHVSSAGLHIAQKIDIKPSYQVPFAAAIKPQVQIPVITVGLITDAEQAEEILQKDQADAIAIARAILYDPHWPWHAAAELKQEIKISPQYLRSAPHGLNGLFKPF, from the coding sequence ATGACATTATTATTTCAGCCTCTCCAGTTCGGTGCATTAGAACTCAGCAATAAAATTGTCATTGCACCTATGTGTCAATATTCTGCAACGGATCAGGGTGAAATTACTTATTGGCATGAACAGCAGTGGGCGAGTTATGCACTTTCCGGTGCGGGGCTATGTATTGTAGAAGCGACGGCCGTGCAGCCCGAGGGTCGGATCAGCTATGCCGATCTGGGATTATGGAATGATCGGCAGGCGGACCAGATCAAGACGTTGCTGACCAAAGTCAAATCCATCTCGCCTATGCCATTTGGTATTCAGCTGGCGCATGCCGGCCGTAAAGCCTCTACTGACAAGCCTTGGTCGGGCCGAGGGCAGTTCAAGCCCGATGAACCGCATGGCTGGCAAACCGTATCTGCCAGTAGTATTCCTTTTCAGGCAGATGAGCATCCTCCTAAAGCACTGAGTGAGCTGGAAATCCAGCAGGTCATTTCTGACTTTGCACACAGTGCCAAACGTGCCGTAGACGCTGGATTTGATCTGGTTGAGTTACATGCTGCACATGGTTATTTATTGCATCAATTTCTGTCTCCGCTGTCGAATCAGCGTACAGATCAATATGGTGGTTCATTAGAAAATCGTATGCGTTTGACTCTGGAAGTGTTCCAGGCGATGAAAGCAGTCGTTCCAGAAGGCTATCCGGTGGGTGTGCGTATTTCAGCAACAGACTGGATTGAAGAAGAGCCAAGCTGGGATATTAATGCCTCTATTGAACTATCTAAAGCTTTGGAAGCTCTGGGAGCTGCCTATATTCATGTATCCAGCGCAGGCCTGCATATAGCGCAAAAAATCGATATAAAACCAAGTTATCAGGTGCCTTTTGCAGCAGCAATTAAGCCCCAAGTCCAGATTCCGGTGATTACTGTGGGGCTGATTACTGATGCTGAACAGGCTGAGGAAATTTTACAGAAGGATCAGGCCGATGCCATCGCGATTGCCCGTGCCATTTTATATGATCCACACTGGCCTTGGCATGCAGCTGCCGAATTGAAACAGGAAATTAAAATTTCACCCCAATATTTACGTTCTGCACCTCATGGGCTAAATGGTTTATTTAAGCCTTTTTAA
- a CDS encoding peptidylprolyl isomerase has protein sequence MKSAIVRHILVKDKDTAEQLKKKIKGGADFAKIAKQHSTCPSGKKGGELGDVKKGQLVGPIDKAVFSLPERELHGPIKSQFGWHLLEIKFRMDF, from the coding sequence ATGAAGTCCGCTATCGTCCGTCATATTCTGGTTAAAGATAAAGACACTGCCGAGCAACTGAAAAAGAAAATTAAAGGCGGTGCAGACTTTGCCAAAATTGCCAAACAACATTCCACTTGCCCATCCGGAAAAAAAGGCGGTGAACTCGGTGATGTAAAAAAAGGCCAACTGGTTGGGCCAATAGATAAGGCCGTGTTCAGTTTGCCAGAACGCGAATTACATGGCCCAATCAAAAGTCAGTTCGGCTGGCACTTGCTGGAAATTAAATTCCGGATGGATTTTTAA
- the mutM gene encoding bifunctional DNA-formamidopyrimidine glycosylase/DNA-(apurinic or apyrimidinic site) lyase, with amino-acid sequence MPELPEVETTKTSLLPLVEQKVLRVEVRQPSLRWPIPNDLAKLQGQRLIGLNRRSKYILAEFENDSMLWHLGMSGSFRLCEPHEELRKHDHLIIQFEDFELRYHDPRRFGCILWLDEYSQTKLIDTLGPEPLSEAFDAAYLAQKLKNKNTAIKVAIMDNHVVVGVGNIYATESLFNLGIHPAQPAKDLSPSQVEKLVLEIKRILKQAIELGGSTLKDYTNAMGENGYFQQTLLAYGRAGEMCVNCETPLENLKLGQRASVFCPQCQPLKAVKLAAKPVIQGNKT; translated from the coding sequence ATGCCTGAATTACCAGAAGTTGAAACCACTAAAACCAGTTTATTACCCTTAGTTGAGCAAAAAGTGCTACGTGTCGAAGTACGACAGCCAAGCCTACGCTGGCCGATTCCAAATGATCTGGCCAAATTGCAAGGTCAGCGTCTGATCGGACTAAACCGTCGTTCCAAATATATTCTGGCTGAGTTTGAAAACGACAGTATGCTCTGGCATCTGGGCATGTCAGGCAGTTTTCGCCTCTGTGAACCGCATGAAGAATTACGTAAACATGACCATTTAATTATCCAGTTTGAAGATTTTGAATTACGTTATCACGACCCTCGCCGTTTTGGCTGTATTTTGTGGCTAGATGAGTATTCACAAACGAAGTTGATTGATACTTTAGGTCCTGAACCTTTAAGTGAAGCATTTGATGCTGCATATTTAGCGCAAAAATTAAAAAATAAAAACACTGCGATTAAAGTTGCCATCATGGATAACCATGTCGTGGTGGGCGTTGGCAATATCTACGCAACCGAGAGCCTGTTTAATCTTGGCATTCATCCGGCCCAGCCCGCCAAAGACCTAAGCCCAAGTCAAGTTGAAAAACTGGTCCTTGAAATCAAGCGCATTCTGAAGCAGGCGATTGAGCTCGGTGGCTCGACACTCAAAGACTATACCAATGCCATGGGTGAAAACGGTTATTTCCAGCAGACCTTGCTGGCCTATGGCCGTGCCGGTGAGATGTGTGTCAACTGTGAAACCCCCCTTGAAAATCTCAAACTGGGACAGCGTGCATCGGTATTCTGTCCACAATGCCAGCCGTTAAAAGCAGTTAAGCTAGCTGCGAAGCCAGTGATACAGGGGAATAAAACATGA
- a CDS encoding methyltransferase codes for MDPKSEVLLRQYDYLSGRILLLNAPTDELLAEFGESIQPSIWTWNFNDYQYFQARQAEVHFGTEIPAGEFDQAVIFVPKSKELLNYLIHNLAVQLKQGSSIFLVGEKKGGVERAAKQLQAYGKAIKLDSARHCQLWQLTLDCAVEAKTLADWAQTYTVPTPKGELTVCALPGVFSQNRLDVGTAVLLPYLNQVSSGKIADFGCGAGVMSAYLAKLNPENRIFALDVDAFALASTQMTFEKNQLSPQQLEIKAISGIEDAPLFLHAIVSNPPFHQGIQTHYDASENLCKTARRHLKSGGELWIVANRFLNYPTLIEQSFGQCTVKTDQSGFKVLFASTQKNFKES; via the coding sequence ATGGATCCTAAAAGCGAAGTTTTATTAAGACAATACGATTATTTGTCAGGTCGGATTTTATTACTGAATGCACCGACCGATGAGCTTCTTGCTGAGTTTGGTGAGTCGATCCAGCCCTCAATCTGGACATGGAACTTTAATGATTACCAGTATTTTCAGGCACGGCAGGCAGAGGTCCATTTTGGCACTGAAATTCCTGCAGGAGAATTTGATCAAGCTGTTATCTTTGTTCCCAAATCCAAAGAATTACTCAATTATTTGATTCATAACCTGGCCGTACAGCTAAAACAGGGAAGCAGTATCTTTCTGGTGGGTGAAAAGAAAGGCGGCGTAGAGCGGGCAGCAAAGCAATTACAAGCCTATGGTAAAGCCATTAAACTAGATAGCGCGCGTCATTGCCAACTATGGCAATTAACCTTAGACTGCGCGGTCGAAGCGAAAACTTTGGCAGACTGGGCTCAGACCTATACAGTTCCGACTCCTAAAGGAGAGTTAACGGTGTGCGCCCTTCCAGGCGTGTTTAGCCAAAATCGCCTGGATGTAGGAACTGCGGTACTTCTTCCTTATCTGAATCAGGTTAGCTCAGGCAAGATTGCTGATTTTGGCTGTGGGGCCGGTGTGATGAGCGCCTATCTAGCCAAACTGAATCCAGAAAATCGGATTTTTGCACTGGATGTAGATGCTTTTGCATTAGCCTCTACACAAATGACCTTCGAGAAAAATCAGCTGAGTCCGCAGCAGCTTGAAATCAAAGCCATTTCGGGTATTGAAGATGCACCGCTATTTTTACATGCCATTGTCAGTAATCCTCCTTTTCACCAAGGGATCCAGACACACTATGATGCCAGCGAGAACCTGTGCAAGACTGCACGTCGCCACCTCAAATCCGGTGGTGAATTATGGATTGTGGCGAACCGCTTCTTAAATTACCCAACTTTAATTGAGCAAAGTTTTGGTCAGTGTACGGTTAAAACGGATCAAAGCGGCTTTAAAGTGCTGTTTGCCAGCACTCAAAAAAACTTTAAGGAATCATGA
- a CDS encoding tetratricopeptide repeat protein, with protein MKKKLVLAAILAVSAQFTLANTAAVPVDPQFTKIEEMVKANNFKGAYEALNKLASQGNAQAIYNLGYLTQSGQGTVKDEKKAVQLYEQAASKGYPVANYVLGKNYAAGTLGLKQDLTKAKQHLEKASAANFDDATIDLAVLLFAEGKPASDKSALQKLQPLLNKGNLQAIHAKALYDISLGFKNKDEKPVQQGLSSIQDLAKKGYIPALMAVANMFANGSIVPQNLPEAKKIFAALAKENIPQAKESLVTVDKMIAEQKKAPAKKS; from the coding sequence GTTAGTACTCGCTGCAATTCTTGCAGTTTCTGCACAATTCACGCTGGCCAATACTGCTGCTGTTCCAGTTGATCCACAATTTACTAAAATTGAAGAAATGGTTAAAGCCAATAATTTTAAGGGCGCCTATGAGGCCTTAAACAAGCTGGCGAGTCAGGGAAATGCTCAGGCCATATATAACTTAGGCTATTTAACACAATCTGGCCAAGGGACTGTCAAAGACGAGAAAAAGGCCGTTCAGCTCTATGAACAGGCTGCCAGCAAAGGCTATCCGGTTGCGAATTATGTCCTTGGAAAAAACTATGCTGCTGGCACTTTAGGCTTAAAACAGGATCTGACCAAAGCCAAACAGCATTTAGAAAAAGCATCAGCTGCAAATTTTGATGATGCGACCATTGATCTGGCTGTGCTGCTGTTTGCAGAAGGTAAACCCGCCTCTGACAAAAGTGCCCTGCAAAAATTACAGCCTCTGCTGAATAAAGGCAATTTGCAGGCAATTCATGCCAAAGCACTATATGACATCAGTCTGGGCTTTAAAAATAAAGATGAAAAGCCGGTTCAGCAAGGGCTGAGCAGCATTCAGGATCTGGCTAAAAAAGGCTATATCCCTGCCCTGATGGCAGTGGCCAACATGTTTGCCAATGGCAGCATCGTGCCGCAAAACCTGCCTGAAGCGAAAAAAATCTTTGCGGCACTGGCAAAGGAAAATATTCCACAAGCCAAAGAGTCCTTGGTCACAGTGGATAAAATGATTGCGGAGCAGAAAAAAGCACCGGCGAAAAAAAGCTAA
- the typA gene encoding translational GTPase TypA encodes MSDIKTLRNIAIIAHVDHGKTTLVDKLLQQSGALGDRAGEIERVMDSGAIESERGITILAKNTAIKWLDKRTDTEYRINIVDTPGHADFGGEVERVMSMVDCVLLLVDSQEGPMPQTRFVTAKAFASGLKPIVIINKVDKPSARPDWVIDQVFDLFDNLGASDEQLDFPVVYASGLRGVAGPAPDELAEDMTPLFQTIVDIVEPPAVDVDGPFQMQVSSLDYNSFVGVIGVGRIQRGSIKLNTPVTVIDKEGKTRNGRILKIMGYHGLDRVDVESASAGDIVCVTGIDALNISDTICDPKAVEALPPLSVDEPTVSMTFQVNNSPFAGKEGKFVTSRNIRERLDRELIHNVALRVEDTDSPDRFKVSGRGELHLSVLIENMRREGFEMGVSRPQVIMKEIDGEMQEPYENVTFDVEDQHQGAVMEQMGHRKGELTNMEVDGKGRIRIEATIPSRGLIGFRSEFMTMTSGTGIMTSSFSHYGPAKAGTVAKRQNGVLISMVQGTCLGYALFTLQDRGRLFAKPQLEVYEGMIIGINSRSDDMTVNPTKAKQLTNVRASGTDEALTLTPAIEFTLEQALEFIEDDELVEVTPKSIRIRKRYLTENERKRNRDK; translated from the coding sequence ATGTCAGATATTAAAACTCTCCGTAACATCGCCATTATTGCGCACGTCGATCATGGTAAAACTACTCTTGTAGACAAACTTTTGCAACAATCAGGTGCTCTCGGTGATCGCGCGGGTGAGATTGAGCGTGTCATGGATTCGGGTGCTATCGAAAGTGAACGTGGTATTACCATTCTTGCAAAAAATACTGCAATCAAATGGTTAGACAAACGTACTGATACTGAATACCGTATTAACATTGTGGACACCCCGGGACACGCCGACTTCGGTGGTGAAGTTGAACGTGTAATGTCGATGGTTGACTGTGTACTGCTTCTGGTTGACTCTCAGGAAGGTCCAATGCCGCAAACACGTTTTGTGACAGCAAAAGCCTTTGCGAGTGGTCTAAAGCCAATCGTGATCATCAACAAGGTTGACAAGCCAAGCGCGCGTCCAGACTGGGTTATCGACCAGGTATTCGATTTGTTCGATAACTTGGGTGCTTCTGATGAACAGTTAGACTTCCCGGTTGTTTATGCTTCAGGTCTTCGTGGTGTAGCGGGTCCTGCTCCGGATGAGTTGGCTGAAGACATGACTCCGTTGTTCCAAACGATTGTAGACATCGTTGAACCACCAGCGGTTGACGTTGATGGTCCGTTCCAGATGCAAGTCTCTTCACTGGACTATAACAGTTTCGTAGGTGTTATCGGTGTTGGTCGTATCCAGCGCGGTTCGATCAAATTAAATACGCCAGTTACTGTTATTGATAAAGAAGGTAAGACGCGTAACGGCCGTATCCTGAAAATCATGGGTTATCATGGTTTAGATCGTGTGGATGTGGAGTCAGCATCTGCGGGTGATATCGTTTGTGTCACAGGTATCGATGCATTAAATATTTCTGACACGATTTGTGATCCGAAAGCTGTTGAAGCACTTCCTCCGCTTTCTGTAGACGAACCTACAGTGTCGATGACCTTCCAGGTCAATAACTCACCATTTGCTGGTAAAGAAGGTAAATTCGTTACTTCACGTAATATCCGTGAACGTCTAGACCGCGAATTGATTCATAACGTCGCATTACGTGTTGAAGATACTGACAGTCCGGACCGTTTTAAAGTGTCTGGTCGTGGTGAGCTGCATCTTTCTGTGTTGATCGAAAACATGCGTCGTGAAGGCTTCGAGATGGGTGTATCTCGTCCGCAAGTGATCATGAAAGAAATCGATGGTGAAATGCAAGAACCGTACGAAAACGTGACTTTCGACGTCGAAGATCAGCACCAAGGTGCTGTAATGGAACAAATGGGTCACCGTAAGGGCGAGTTAACCAATATGGAAGTTGACGGTAAAGGCCGTATCCGTATTGAAGCAACGATCCCTTCACGTGGCTTGATTGGTTTCCGTTCTGAATTCATGACCATGACTTCTGGTACAGGTATCATGACTTCAAGCTTCTCGCATTATGGTCCGGCGAAAGCAGGTACTGTTGCGAAACGTCAAAATGGTGTGCTGATTTCTATGGTTCAAGGCACTTGCTTGGGCTATGCATTATTCACCCTACAAGATCGTGGCCGTCTATTTGCTAAACCGCAATTAGAAGTTTATGAAGGTATGATCATTGGTATTAACTCTCGTTCTGACGATATGACAGTTAACCCGACCAAAGCAAAACAGTTAACGAACGTACGTGCATCGGGTACTGACGAAGCCTTGACGCTGACGCCAGCTATCGAATTCACACTTGAGCAAGCGCTTGAATTCATTGAAGATGACGAACTGGTTGAAGTAACACCGAAGTCAATCCGCATTCGTAAGCGTTACCTGACTGAAAACGAACGTAAACGTAATCGTGATAAATAA
- the mscL gene encoding large conductance mechanosensitive channel protein MscL — MSILQEFKEFAVKGNVMDLAVGVIIGGAFGKIIDSAVADLIMPFISWILGGDVDYSNWFLVLGDNPNNITNLAAAKEAGLNIFAYGNFLTILINFILLAWVVFWLVKVMNKMRRKQEAEPAPAATPEDIALLREIRDELKKRPEA, encoded by the coding sequence ATGAGTATTCTTCAGGAATTTAAAGAATTTGCTGTTAAAGGCAATGTGATGGACCTGGCGGTTGGTGTAATCATTGGTGGCGCTTTCGGTAAAATTATTGATTCCGCGGTTGCTGATTTAATTATGCCTTTTATCAGCTGGATTCTAGGTGGAGATGTTGATTATTCAAACTGGTTCCTGGTACTGGGCGATAATCCAAATAACATTACTAATCTGGCAGCTGCAAAAGAAGCTGGTTTAAATATCTTTGCCTATGGTAACTTCTTGACGATTCTGATTAATTTCATTTTATTGGCTTGGGTGGTGTTCTGGCTGGTTAAAGTGATGAACAAAATGCGCCGTAAGCAAGAGGCGGAGCCAGCACCTGCAGCAACCCCGGAAGATATTGCATTATTGCGTGAAATTCGGGATGAGTTGAAAAAACGTCCTGAAGCTTAA
- a CDS encoding AEC family transporter gives MIFSVIVPIFLLVGLGYLSVKCQILKKEQVDTVGAFVIKVALPLLFFQVLSSKDLHEIWYFEYFMVYSTVTLVLYTTGFWIMRRHFQNSFSHSAILSLGAAMSNTGLIGTAMLTLLVGPQALTYTSLVVIIESMLLLPMVLVLAAMGSQQQSNLGGILKSTILPLFKNPLFVGVILGISCAVFEIRVPVYLDQVFAMIGQTASPLALFVIGGGIVGTSLKYVNVESCYLVFSSNILMPLLMYLGLSQLTSLSQEMIYAGTLIAALPMPTLYGMLGQAYGLKERTLTPLLMSTIAGFIVASGLITLWWS, from the coding sequence ATGATCTTTTCGGTCATTGTACCTATCTTTCTCTTGGTGGGGTTGGGTTACCTCAGTGTGAAATGTCAAATCTTAAAAAAAGAACAGGTTGATACAGTTGGTGCTTTTGTTATTAAAGTGGCTTTGCCCTTGCTGTTCTTTCAAGTTCTGTCTTCTAAAGACCTGCATGAAATCTGGTATTTTGAATACTTTATGGTCTATAGCACGGTTACTTTAGTGCTGTATACGACCGGTTTCTGGATAATGCGTCGTCATTTCCAGAATAGTTTTTCACATAGCGCGATTTTATCTCTGGGTGCAGCCATGTCCAATACCGGGCTGATCGGGACGGCTATGCTGACCTTGCTGGTCGGACCACAAGCCCTGACCTATACTTCTCTGGTCGTTATTATTGAAAGTATGCTGCTGCTTCCTATGGTGCTGGTACTGGCGGCAATGGGTAGTCAGCAGCAATCCAATCTGGGTGGTATTTTGAAAAGTACCATCTTGCCGCTTTTTAAAAATCCCCTATTTGTCGGAGTCATACTGGGCATCAGCTGTGCCGTATTCGAGATCCGGGTGCCGGTTTATCTTGATCAGGTTTTTGCCATGATAGGACAAACCGCTTCACCGCTGGCACTCTTTGTGATTGGCGGCGGAATTGTGGGTACCAGTCTGAAATATGTAAATGTAGAAAGTTGTTATCTGGTGTTTTCCAGCAATATCCTGATGCCTTTACTGATGTATCTGGGGCTCAGCCAGTTGACCAGCTTAAGTCAGGAAATGATCTATGCTGGGACCCTGATTGCAGCCCTGCCGATGCCCACCTTGTATGGCATGTTGGGGCAGGCTTATGGTTTAAAGGAACGGACTTTAACTCCCTTATTGATGAGTACTATTGCAGGTTTTATTGTCGCCAGTGGACTGATTACCTTATGGTGGAGTTAA
- a CDS encoding uracil-xanthine permease family protein translates to MSDFNQSPPSKDQLDLVYGLEDRPKPFIAFLAAFQHLLAIIVPIVTPGLLICLALGVSKEDTNMILSMSLVISGIATFLQSKKVGPFGAGLLIVQGTSFNFIGPIIGIGSAMVAAGTPVESVMAAIFGVVIAGAFIEMGVSQILPWIKKLITPLVTGIVVLLIGLTLIKEGLISMGGGYQAMSDKTFANADNLIMSCTVLALIIILNRARITWVKSSAILIALVAGYILAGFMGHLDFSGLKDAPLVQIPTPMHFGLDFSWSLFIPMAFIYLVTSLEAIGDITATSKLSNQPVDGPEWMKRIKGGVLVNGANSLLAGIFNTFPSSVFAQNNGVIQLTGVASRYVGIWIAALLVILGLLPAVAGVIQAVPQAVLGGAVMVMFGAVAASGINILSGVHLDRRALLIIAISLALGLGVAQVPQILEHLPELFRNIFSSGVATGGIAALILNIVLPETKK, encoded by the coding sequence ATGTCTGATTTTAATCAATCTCCCCCTTCAAAAGATCAACTTGACCTGGTGTATGGTCTGGAAGATCGTCCTAAACCTTTTATTGCTTTTTTAGCCGCTTTCCAGCATCTCCTGGCAATTATTGTCCCGATTGTGACCCCCGGCCTACTCATCTGCCTGGCACTGGGTGTGTCGAAAGAAGATACCAACATGATTTTATCCATGTCATTGGTCATTTCGGGGATCGCTACATTTCTACAATCTAAAAAAGTTGGCCCATTTGGTGCCGGCCTGCTAATTGTGCAAGGAACCAGTTTTAATTTTATTGGTCCTATTATTGGGATTGGTTCTGCCATGGTGGCGGCGGGCACACCGGTCGAATCAGTAATGGCCGCTATTTTCGGTGTGGTCATTGCAGGTGCCTTCATTGAGATGGGCGTTTCACAAATTCTGCCCTGGATTAAAAAACTGATTACCCCGTTAGTTACCGGAATTGTGGTGCTGCTGATTGGTTTGACCTTAATTAAAGAAGGTCTGATCAGTATGGGGGGCGGTTATCAGGCCATGAGCGATAAAACTTTTGCCAATGCCGACAACCTCATCATGTCATGCACCGTACTGGCCCTGATTATTATCTTGAACCGGGCACGTATTACCTGGGTAAAAAGCTCTGCCATTCTCATTGCACTGGTGGCCGGCTATATTCTGGCAGGCTTCATGGGTCACCTGGATTTTTCCGGTCTCAAAGATGCACCTCTGGTTCAAATTCCGACCCCAATGCACTTTGGTCTGGACTTCTCCTGGAGCCTGTTTATTCCCATGGCATTTATCTACCTGGTAACCTCGCTGGAGGCGATTGGTGATATTACGGCAACTTCTAAGCTGTCAAACCAACCTGTCGATGGTCCAGAATGGATGAAACGTATTAAAGGCGGTGTTCTGGTCAATGGCGCCAACTCACTGCTTGCTGGTATCTTTAACACTTTCCCGAGTTCAGTCTTTGCGCAAAATAATGGCGTCATTCAGCTGACTGGTGTGGCTAGCCGTTACGTTGGTATCTGGATTGCAGCCCTTCTGGTGATTCTGGGTTTATTGCCTGCTGTCGCTGGTGTCATTCAGGCTGTTCCACAAGCCGTATTAGGGGGCGCCGTGATGGTGATGTTCGGTGCTGTGGCTGCATCAGGGATCAATATTCTGTCTGGCGTCCATTTAGACCGTCGTGCCCTGCTGATCATTGCGATTTCTCTAGCACTTGGTCTGGGTGTTGCACAGGTACCGCAAATCCTGGAACATTTACCTGAACTATTCCGTAATATTTTTAGTTCTGGCGTAGCGACCGGCGGTATTGCCGCACTTATTTTAAATATTGTACTTCCAGAAACAAAGAAGTAA